From Panicum hallii strain FIL2 chromosome 2, PHallii_v3.1, whole genome shotgun sequence, a single genomic window includes:
- the LOC112882853 gene encoding RINT1-like protein MAG2L isoform X1 produces the protein MSACIFLGWASTRGRAHQRQAVFLLPRGAGPRTTKRKRTPPHSLPLSPPTRPCRRPRRRPACAASWTRTSPPPATSPPRRRSPSFCAASAPSSTPPSAASRRSSVPRQRPGSRAPPGPAPTSAASAHQAEPSTWRTRGRRRCGRSACPRSCGRSNGSTPFDSTRLEALVGNLEDVAFSIVRQASKLNLPSILRKSNEAELRHAKLLNAVNAVRDIERELVRVSTSRPKWTSLIMAVDSRVDKTLAILRPQALTDYRALLAALGWPPSLSSPDTEHDKYSQIPNPLVLMNEENKEKYSQSFLALCALQHVQANREVRQCEIAAATPALADSKYFDKTACLDNGLWAIDELVHPVASRMEYHFAKWSEQPEFIFTLVYKITKDFMDGVDDVLQPLIDHARLAGLSAKESWVTGMVKMLVGYLERQIFPAFVTSNQDQTTAVKPEVESSWMHLNDLMISFDKRMQLLADSGIQKIASLSEGLSRSLSVFSIYNEHPDWLQIWASVELSSAQDKLKSGMEDETSWSCSYSQHDQLGHMENSIKFLLSTREDYKAPPISEFVVKTALSMIERGCALPNRGMQIHYNRSSSVKFLNDFFLVLRDRCEALQLSNTALEDQSLSKASCAINAARYCENVLREWDEDTAFLDMGPQGSLFTDEISFLVKLGTNYLEQILSAILLEFEDLSWEYVQNIGSWSGQTAIDDQILDEENAGVSLGFIASLDVLTDRTTKLKQYLNSKDFLDLWRSIAEGLDYFIYSSIRWGELNFSDTGVIQLRVDTKALLHIFRPFCSRPEAFLPFLSESLRLLTMKKSDAHYLLEMLTDDTRSNNCLKHQGLHHVNAGQAAKILRSRKFGG, from the exons ATgagtgcatgcatattcctggGCTGGGCCAGCACAAGAGGTAGAGCCCACCAAAGGCAAGCCGTCTTCCTCCTCCCACGCGGGGCCGGGCCACGGACAACCAAAAGAAAAAGGACCCCACCCcactctcttcctctctctccacCCACGCGCCCATGTCGTCGACCCCGCCGTCGGCCAGCCTGCGCGGCTTCCTGGACGCGCACTTCGCCTCccccggcgacctcgccgccgcgccggcgctcGCCGAGCTTCTGCGCCGCGAGTGCGCCGAGCTCGACGCCTCCCTCCGCCGCCTCGAGGCGCAGCTCGGTGCCGCGGCAGCGTCCTGGCTCGCGCGCTCCGCCGGGGCCCGCTCCGACCTCCGCCGCATCCGCTCACCAG GCGGAGCCGTCGACGTGGAGGACGAGGGGGCGGAGACGGTGCGGAAGGTCGGCCTGCCCGCGCTCGTGCGGGAGATCCAACGGATCGACACCATTCGACTCTACGCGG TTGGAAGCTTTGGTTGGCAACCTGGAAGATGTGGCATTTTCCATCGTTAGACAGGCCTCAAAGTTGAACCTGCCATCCATACTTCGAAAATCAAAT GAAGCAGAATTGAGGCATGCAAAGTTGCTCAACGCTGTCAATGCTGTGAGGGATATTGAGCGAGAATTGGTAAGGGTCAGCACGAGTAGGCCAAAGTGGACCAGCCTTATCATGGCAGTTGATTCTAGAGTGGACAAAACTCTAGCCATTTTGAGGCCTCAGGCACTCACGGATTATCGGGCTCTACTTGCAGCGCTGGGTTGGCCACCTTCTTTGTCCTCACCAGACACAGAGCATGATAAATACTCCCAAATCCCAAATCCTCTAGTCCTGATGAATGAGGAAAATAAAGAGAAATATTCACAAAGCTTCCTAGCACTGTGTGCCCTGCAACATGTACAAGCAAACCGTGAAGTGCGCCAATGCGAAATAGCAGCAGCAACTCCTGCCCTGGCAGATTCAAAGTACTTTGATAAAACTGCTTGCTTGGATAATGGACTTTGGGCAATTGATGAATTAGTTCACCCTGTTGCTTCAAGGATGGAATATCATTTTGCAAAATGGTCTGAGCAGCCAGAGTTCATTTTTACCCTTGTTTACAAGATAACAAAGGATTTCATGGATGGGGTGGATGATGTATTGCAGCCTTTGATTGATCATGCAAGGTTAGCAGGCTTAAGTGCCAAAGAATCTTGGGTGACAGGAATGGTGAAAATGCTTGTAGGATACCTTGAGAGGCAAATTTTCCCAGCATTTGTCACCTCTAATCAGGACCAGACTACTGCTGTGAAACCTGAAGTAGAGTCCTCTTGGATGCACTTAAATGACCTAATGATTTCCTTTGATAAAAGAATGCAGCTTCTGGCAGATTCAGGAATTCAGAAAATTGCATCTCTTTCTGAAGGTCTGTCTAGGTCATTGTCTGTCTTTTCAATATATAATGAACACCCTGATTGGCTTCAGATATGGGCTAGTGTTGAGCTTAGTTCAGCACAGGATAAGCTGAAATCTGGAATGGAGGATGAGACAAGTTGGTCATGTAGTTACAGTCAGCATGACCAGCTTGGTCACATGGAAAACTCAATTAAGTTTCTTCTCTCTACAAGAGAAGACTACAAAGCTCCACCAATTTCTGAATTTGTTGTCAAAACTGCTTTGTCAATGATTGAAAGAGGCTGTGCTCTGCCAAATAGGGGAATGCAGATCCACTATAACAGATCCTCTTCAGTCAAGTTCCTGAATGATTTTTTCCTTGTCTTGCGTGATCGTTGTGAGGCATTGCAATTGTCAAATACGGCTTTAGAAGATCAGTCTTTATCAAAAGCTTCATGTGCAATTAACGCTGCACGTTACTGTGAAAATGTGCTTCGGGAATGGGATGAAGATACTGCCTTCTTGGATATGGGTCCTCAAGGGTCCCTGTTTACAGATGAAATCAGCTTTTTGGTTAAATTAGGGACCAATTATCTGGAACAGATACTGTCTGCCATTCTGCTTGAATTTGAAGATCTGTCATGGGAATATGTCCAGAACATTGGATCATGGAGTGGGCAAACTGCCATAGATGATCAGATCCTGGATGAAGAAAACGCAGGAGTATCTCTTGGTTTTATTGCCAGTCTAGATGTTCTGACAGACAGGACCACCAAGCTGAAGCAATATCTTAATTCCAAGGATTTCCTTGATCTTTGGAGGAGTATAGCAGAAGGCCTTGATTACTTCATCTACAGCAGCATACGGTGGGGTGAACTAAATTTCTCTGACACAGGAGTAATTCAGTTAAGAGTTGACACAAAAGCCCTGCTCCACATCTTTAGGCCCTTCTGTTCAAGACCTGAAGCTTTTCTCCCTTTCCTAAGTGAATCCCTGAGGTTGCTAACCATGAAGAAGTCAGATGCACATTACCTGCTGGAAATGCTAACAGATGACACGAGGAGCAACAATTGCTTAAAGCATCAAGGATTGCACCATGTAAACGCTGGACAGGCTGCGAAGATCTTAAGAAGCCGGAAGTTTGGTGGATAA
- the LOC112882773 gene encoding calmodulin-binding protein 25-like, whose amino-acid sequence MDAISCLAPPAALLATSFADAAIARALHFSMSSDSASSLSAPAPPTLAAAHPAAYAPHLTICDSVLVAESPRRNHHHQQLAPAGGRAGKRRSRASKRAPTTYISTDPANFRIMVQQITGVQAEPGEVDMLLAADASAAGAYGNQQLLPSAAPGGDEAESAALHQQFQQPCFPTLDSWNVMYERSDLL is encoded by the coding sequence ATGGACGCCATCTCGTGcctggcgccgccggccgcgctccTGGCCACTTCCTTCGCCGACGCCGCCATCGCGCGCGCGCTCCACTTCTCCATGTCCTCCGACTCCGCCTCCTCCCtctccgcgcccgcgccgccgacgctcgccgccgcccacccgGCTGCCTACGCCCCGCACCTCACCATCTGCGACTCCGTGCTCGTCGCCGAATCGCCGCGCCGCAACCATCACCACCAGCAGTTGGCGCCGGCCGGGGGCCGCGCGGGGAAGCGGCGGTCGCGGGCGTCCAAGCGCGCCCCCACCACGTACATCAGCACCGACCCCGCCAACTTCCGGATCATGGTGCAGCAGATCACCGGCGTGCAGGCGGAGCCGGGCGAGGTCGACATGCTGCTGGCAGCGGACGCCAGCGCCGCCGGAGCGTACGGGAACCAGCAGCTGCTGCCGAGCGCGGCGCCCGGCGGAGACGAGGCGGAGTCGGCAGCGCTTCATCAGCAGTTCCAGCAGCCGTGCTTCCCGACGCTGGACTCGTGGAACGTCATGTACGAGAGGAGCGACCTGCTCTGA
- the LOC112882853 gene encoding RINT1-like protein MAG2L isoform X2 yields MSSTPPSASLRGFLDAHFASPGDLAAAPALAELLRRECAELDASLRRLEAQLGAAAASWLARSAGARSDLRRIRSPGGAVDVEDEGAETVRKVGLPALVREIQRIDTIRLYAEATLQLEALVGNLEDVAFSIVRQASKLNLPSILRKSNEAELRHAKLLNAVNAVRDIERELVRVSTSRPKWTSLIMAVDSRVDKTLAILRPQALTDYRALLAALGWPPSLSSPDTEHDKYSQIPNPLVLMNEENKEKYSQSFLALCALQHVQANREVRQCEIAAATPALADSKYFDKTACLDNGLWAIDELVHPVASRMEYHFAKWSEQPEFIFTLVYKITKDFMDGVDDVLQPLIDHARLAGLSAKESWVTGMVKMLVGYLERQIFPAFVTSNQDQTTAVKPEVESSWMHLNDLMISFDKRMQLLADSGIQKIASLSEGLSRSLSVFSIYNEHPDWLQIWASVELSSAQDKLKSGMEDETSWSCSYSQHDQLGHMENSIKFLLSTREDYKAPPISEFVVKTALSMIERGCALPNRGMQIHYNRSSSVKFLNDFFLVLRDRCEALQLSNTALEDQSLSKASCAINAARYCENVLREWDEDTAFLDMGPQGSLFTDEISFLVKLGTNYLEQILSAILLEFEDLSWEYVQNIGSWSGQTAIDDQILDEENAGVSLGFIASLDVLTDRTTKLKQYLNSKDFLDLWRSIAEGLDYFIYSSIRWGELNFSDTGVIQLRVDTKALLHIFRPFCSRPEAFLPFLSESLRLLTMKKSDAHYLLEMLTDDTRSNNCLKHQGLHHVNAGQAAKILRSRKFGG; encoded by the exons ATGTCGTCGACCCCGCCGTCGGCCAGCCTGCGCGGCTTCCTGGACGCGCACTTCGCCTCccccggcgacctcgccgccgcgccggcgctcGCCGAGCTTCTGCGCCGCGAGTGCGCCGAGCTCGACGCCTCCCTCCGCCGCCTCGAGGCGCAGCTCGGTGCCGCGGCAGCGTCCTGGCTCGCGCGCTCCGCCGGGGCCCGCTCCGACCTCCGCCGCATCCGCTCACCAG GCGGAGCCGTCGACGTGGAGGACGAGGGGGCGGAGACGGTGCGGAAGGTCGGCCTGCCCGCGCTCGTGCGGGAGATCCAACGGATCGACACCATTCGACTCTACGCGG AAGCTACTCTACAGTTGGAAGCTTTGGTTGGCAACCTGGAAGATGTGGCATTTTCCATCGTTAGACAGGCCTCAAAGTTGAACCTGCCATCCATACTTCGAAAATCAAAT GAAGCAGAATTGAGGCATGCAAAGTTGCTCAACGCTGTCAATGCTGTGAGGGATATTGAGCGAGAATTGGTAAGGGTCAGCACGAGTAGGCCAAAGTGGACCAGCCTTATCATGGCAGTTGATTCTAGAGTGGACAAAACTCTAGCCATTTTGAGGCCTCAGGCACTCACGGATTATCGGGCTCTACTTGCAGCGCTGGGTTGGCCACCTTCTTTGTCCTCACCAGACACAGAGCATGATAAATACTCCCAAATCCCAAATCCTCTAGTCCTGATGAATGAGGAAAATAAAGAGAAATATTCACAAAGCTTCCTAGCACTGTGTGCCCTGCAACATGTACAAGCAAACCGTGAAGTGCGCCAATGCGAAATAGCAGCAGCAACTCCTGCCCTGGCAGATTCAAAGTACTTTGATAAAACTGCTTGCTTGGATAATGGACTTTGGGCAATTGATGAATTAGTTCACCCTGTTGCTTCAAGGATGGAATATCATTTTGCAAAATGGTCTGAGCAGCCAGAGTTCATTTTTACCCTTGTTTACAAGATAACAAAGGATTTCATGGATGGGGTGGATGATGTATTGCAGCCTTTGATTGATCATGCAAGGTTAGCAGGCTTAAGTGCCAAAGAATCTTGGGTGACAGGAATGGTGAAAATGCTTGTAGGATACCTTGAGAGGCAAATTTTCCCAGCATTTGTCACCTCTAATCAGGACCAGACTACTGCTGTGAAACCTGAAGTAGAGTCCTCTTGGATGCACTTAAATGACCTAATGATTTCCTTTGATAAAAGAATGCAGCTTCTGGCAGATTCAGGAATTCAGAAAATTGCATCTCTTTCTGAAGGTCTGTCTAGGTCATTGTCTGTCTTTTCAATATATAATGAACACCCTGATTGGCTTCAGATATGGGCTAGTGTTGAGCTTAGTTCAGCACAGGATAAGCTGAAATCTGGAATGGAGGATGAGACAAGTTGGTCATGTAGTTACAGTCAGCATGACCAGCTTGGTCACATGGAAAACTCAATTAAGTTTCTTCTCTCTACAAGAGAAGACTACAAAGCTCCACCAATTTCTGAATTTGTTGTCAAAACTGCTTTGTCAATGATTGAAAGAGGCTGTGCTCTGCCAAATAGGGGAATGCAGATCCACTATAACAGATCCTCTTCAGTCAAGTTCCTGAATGATTTTTTCCTTGTCTTGCGTGATCGTTGTGAGGCATTGCAATTGTCAAATACGGCTTTAGAAGATCAGTCTTTATCAAAAGCTTCATGTGCAATTAACGCTGCACGTTACTGTGAAAATGTGCTTCGGGAATGGGATGAAGATACTGCCTTCTTGGATATGGGTCCTCAAGGGTCCCTGTTTACAGATGAAATCAGCTTTTTGGTTAAATTAGGGACCAATTATCTGGAACAGATACTGTCTGCCATTCTGCTTGAATTTGAAGATCTGTCATGGGAATATGTCCAGAACATTGGATCATGGAGTGGGCAAACTGCCATAGATGATCAGATCCTGGATGAAGAAAACGCAGGAGTATCTCTTGGTTTTATTGCCAGTCTAGATGTTCTGACAGACAGGACCACCAAGCTGAAGCAATATCTTAATTCCAAGGATTTCCTTGATCTTTGGAGGAGTATAGCAGAAGGCCTTGATTACTTCATCTACAGCAGCATACGGTGGGGTGAACTAAATTTCTCTGACACAGGAGTAATTCAGTTAAGAGTTGACACAAAAGCCCTGCTCCACATCTTTAGGCCCTTCTGTTCAAGACCTGAAGCTTTTCTCCCTTTCCTAAGTGAATCCCTGAGGTTGCTAACCATGAAGAAGTCAGATGCACATTACCTGCTGGAAATGCTAACAGATGACACGAGGAGCAACAATTGCTTAAAGCATCAAGGATTGCACCATGTAAACGCTGGACAGGCTGCGAAGATCTTAAGAAGCCGGAAGTTTGGTGGATAA
- the LOC112882853 gene encoding RINT1-like protein MAG2L isoform X3 translates to MSSTPPSASLRGFLDAHFASPGDLAAAPALAELLRRECAELDASLRRLEAQLGAAAASWLARSAGARSDLRRIRSPGGAVDVEDEGAETVRKVGLPALVREIQRIDTIRLYAATLQLEALVGNLEDVAFSIVRQASKLNLPSILRKSNEAELRHAKLLNAVNAVRDIERELVRVSTSRPKWTSLIMAVDSRVDKTLAILRPQALTDYRALLAALGWPPSLSSPDTEHDKYSQIPNPLVLMNEENKEKYSQSFLALCALQHVQANREVRQCEIAAATPALADSKYFDKTACLDNGLWAIDELVHPVASRMEYHFAKWSEQPEFIFTLVYKITKDFMDGVDDVLQPLIDHARLAGLSAKESWVTGMVKMLVGYLERQIFPAFVTSNQDQTTAVKPEVESSWMHLNDLMISFDKRMQLLADSGIQKIASLSEGLSRSLSVFSIYNEHPDWLQIWASVELSSAQDKLKSGMEDETSWSCSYSQHDQLGHMENSIKFLLSTREDYKAPPISEFVVKTALSMIERGCALPNRGMQIHYNRSSSVKFLNDFFLVLRDRCEALQLSNTALEDQSLSKASCAINAARYCENVLREWDEDTAFLDMGPQGSLFTDEISFLVKLGTNYLEQILSAILLEFEDLSWEYVQNIGSWSGQTAIDDQILDEENAGVSLGFIASLDVLTDRTTKLKQYLNSKDFLDLWRSIAEGLDYFIYSSIRWGELNFSDTGVIQLRVDTKALLHIFRPFCSRPEAFLPFLSESLRLLTMKKSDAHYLLEMLTDDTRSNNCLKHQGLHHVNAGQAAKILRSRKFGG, encoded by the exons ATGTCGTCGACCCCGCCGTCGGCCAGCCTGCGCGGCTTCCTGGACGCGCACTTCGCCTCccccggcgacctcgccgccgcgccggcgctcGCCGAGCTTCTGCGCCGCGAGTGCGCCGAGCTCGACGCCTCCCTCCGCCGCCTCGAGGCGCAGCTCGGTGCCGCGGCAGCGTCCTGGCTCGCGCGCTCCGCCGGGGCCCGCTCCGACCTCCGCCGCATCCGCTCACCAG GCGGAGCCGTCGACGTGGAGGACGAGGGGGCGGAGACGGTGCGGAAGGTCGGCCTGCCCGCGCTCGTGCGGGAGATCCAACGGATCGACACCATTCGACTCTACGCGG CTACTCTACAGTTGGAAGCTTTGGTTGGCAACCTGGAAGATGTGGCATTTTCCATCGTTAGACAGGCCTCAAAGTTGAACCTGCCATCCATACTTCGAAAATCAAAT GAAGCAGAATTGAGGCATGCAAAGTTGCTCAACGCTGTCAATGCTGTGAGGGATATTGAGCGAGAATTGGTAAGGGTCAGCACGAGTAGGCCAAAGTGGACCAGCCTTATCATGGCAGTTGATTCTAGAGTGGACAAAACTCTAGCCATTTTGAGGCCTCAGGCACTCACGGATTATCGGGCTCTACTTGCAGCGCTGGGTTGGCCACCTTCTTTGTCCTCACCAGACACAGAGCATGATAAATACTCCCAAATCCCAAATCCTCTAGTCCTGATGAATGAGGAAAATAAAGAGAAATATTCACAAAGCTTCCTAGCACTGTGTGCCCTGCAACATGTACAAGCAAACCGTGAAGTGCGCCAATGCGAAATAGCAGCAGCAACTCCTGCCCTGGCAGATTCAAAGTACTTTGATAAAACTGCTTGCTTGGATAATGGACTTTGGGCAATTGATGAATTAGTTCACCCTGTTGCTTCAAGGATGGAATATCATTTTGCAAAATGGTCTGAGCAGCCAGAGTTCATTTTTACCCTTGTTTACAAGATAACAAAGGATTTCATGGATGGGGTGGATGATGTATTGCAGCCTTTGATTGATCATGCAAGGTTAGCAGGCTTAAGTGCCAAAGAATCTTGGGTGACAGGAATGGTGAAAATGCTTGTAGGATACCTTGAGAGGCAAATTTTCCCAGCATTTGTCACCTCTAATCAGGACCAGACTACTGCTGTGAAACCTGAAGTAGAGTCCTCTTGGATGCACTTAAATGACCTAATGATTTCCTTTGATAAAAGAATGCAGCTTCTGGCAGATTCAGGAATTCAGAAAATTGCATCTCTTTCTGAAGGTCTGTCTAGGTCATTGTCTGTCTTTTCAATATATAATGAACACCCTGATTGGCTTCAGATATGGGCTAGTGTTGAGCTTAGTTCAGCACAGGATAAGCTGAAATCTGGAATGGAGGATGAGACAAGTTGGTCATGTAGTTACAGTCAGCATGACCAGCTTGGTCACATGGAAAACTCAATTAAGTTTCTTCTCTCTACAAGAGAAGACTACAAAGCTCCACCAATTTCTGAATTTGTTGTCAAAACTGCTTTGTCAATGATTGAAAGAGGCTGTGCTCTGCCAAATAGGGGAATGCAGATCCACTATAACAGATCCTCTTCAGTCAAGTTCCTGAATGATTTTTTCCTTGTCTTGCGTGATCGTTGTGAGGCATTGCAATTGTCAAATACGGCTTTAGAAGATCAGTCTTTATCAAAAGCTTCATGTGCAATTAACGCTGCACGTTACTGTGAAAATGTGCTTCGGGAATGGGATGAAGATACTGCCTTCTTGGATATGGGTCCTCAAGGGTCCCTGTTTACAGATGAAATCAGCTTTTTGGTTAAATTAGGGACCAATTATCTGGAACAGATACTGTCTGCCATTCTGCTTGAATTTGAAGATCTGTCATGGGAATATGTCCAGAACATTGGATCATGGAGTGGGCAAACTGCCATAGATGATCAGATCCTGGATGAAGAAAACGCAGGAGTATCTCTTGGTTTTATTGCCAGTCTAGATGTTCTGACAGACAGGACCACCAAGCTGAAGCAATATCTTAATTCCAAGGATTTCCTTGATCTTTGGAGGAGTATAGCAGAAGGCCTTGATTACTTCATCTACAGCAGCATACGGTGGGGTGAACTAAATTTCTCTGACACAGGAGTAATTCAGTTAAGAGTTGACACAAAAGCCCTGCTCCACATCTTTAGGCCCTTCTGTTCAAGACCTGAAGCTTTTCTCCCTTTCCTAAGTGAATCCCTGAGGTTGCTAACCATGAAGAAGTCAGATGCACATTACCTGCTGGAAATGCTAACAGATGACACGAGGAGCAACAATTGCTTAAAGCATCAAGGATTGCACCATGTAAACGCTGGACAGGCTGCGAAGATCTTAAGAAGCCGGAAGTTTGGTGGATAA